Part of the Streptomyces sp. RFCAC02 genome is shown below.
TCCTTGCCGCCGGGCTCGGCCACGTCGTCCGGCAGGGCGCCCGGCGGCAGCGCGCGGCGCATCTGTTCGAGCTGCGCGCGGGCCGCCATCTGCTGGGCGAACAGCGCGGTCTGGATGCCGTGGAACAGCCCCTCCAGCCAGCCCACGAGCTGCGCCTGCGCGATCCGCAGCTCGGCCTCGGTCGGCACCCCGTCGTCGGTGAACGGCAGCGACAGGCGGCTCAGTTCCTGCACCAGCTCGGGCGCGAGGCCCTCCTCCAGCTCCTTCACCGAGCTGGCGTGGATCTCCTTCAGCCGCGCCCGGCTCGCCTCGTCCAGGGGAGCGGCCTTCACCTCCTCCAGGAGCTGCTTGATCATGCTGCCGATGCGCATGACCTTCGCCGGCTGTTCCACCATCTCGGTGATGGGCGTCTCGGAGCGGCCCTCGTCACCGTCGCCGCCGTCCTTGCCGGGCGCGCCGCTCAGCGCCATCCCGTCCGGACCCACGACCAGGATCTGGGCGTTCTCCTGCGGTGGTTCGTTCCTCGGCTGAGTCATGCCTCCATCATGCAACGCCGCTGACCCGCGCGCCGCGCGAGGGGGAACCACCCGCTGTCCTAGAGTCCTAGGACAACCATACTTGACAGGGCACCCCTTCATCAGCAGTCTGTCTTATTGTCGTAGCACAAGCGGAGAAACACGTGATCGAGTTCGTGCTGGACGGCCGTTCGCGGACGGCCACGTACGTGCAGCTCGTCCTCCAGGTGAAGCAGGCCCTCCGGGTCGGCCTCGCCCGGCCGGGCGACCAGTTGCCGAAGGTCCGTCAGGTCGCGCAGTCCCTCGCGATCAACCCGAACACGGTCCTGAAGGCCTACCGGGAGCTCGAACTGGAGGGCCTGGCGGAAGGCAGGCCGGGGGTCGGCACCTTCCTGATCGCCACCCCGGCCGACTCGTCACCGGCCGACCACACGGACCTGCGCGACGAACTCGTGGCCTGGCTCACCAGGGCACGCGCCGCCGGTCTGGGCCGGGAGGACGTCTCCGCCCTGATCGACACCACCCTGCGCGCCATGCCCGACGCGCCACCACCCGATGACAGCGATTGAGAAGCGGGGAACACCCATGACGGACACGGCCCTGGAGACCAGCGGCCTCGGCAAGCGCTACGGGCGCGGCTGGGCGCTCCAGGATTGCTCGCTGCGACTGCCCGCCGGGCGGATCGCCGGACTGGTCGGCCCGAACGGCGCGGGCAAGTCCACCCTGCTGCACCTGGCCGTCGGCCTGCTGCGGCCCGACGCCGGCCGGGTGCGGGTCTTCGGCGCCGACCCGCACGCCAACACGGACGTCCTGCCCGACGTCGGGTTCGTCGCGCAGGACACGCCCCTCTACCGCGACTTCAGCGCCACCGACCTGATCGCCCTGGGCGGCAGGCTGAACCGGCGCTGGGACGCCGCGTTCGCCCGTGACCCCGTCGCCGGCCTCGACATCCCGCCCGACAAGCCGGTCGGCGCCCTCTCCGGCGGTCAGCGGGCGCAGGTGGCGCTCGCCCTCGCGATGGCCAAACGCCCGCGGCTGCTGCTGCTCGACGAGCCGGTCGCGGCCCTCGACCCCCTGGCCCGCCGTTCCTTCATGCAGGCCCTGATGGGCATGGTCGGCGAGAGCGGCACGACGGTGCTGCTGTCCTCGCACCTCGTCGCCGACCTGGAGCGGGTGTGCGACCACCTGGTCGTCCTCCAGCGCTCCCACGTCCGGCTCGCCGGCCCCGTGGACGACCTGCTCGACGGGCACCGCACCCTGGTCGGTCCGCGCACCGGGCCGGACGGCGTGCCGGGGGTGGCCGAGGTCATCGCCGCGAGCCACACCGACCGGCAGTCCACGCTGCTGGTCCGCACCGACGACGACGGCCGCCTCGGCCGGGACTGGACCCAGCACGACGTGTCCCTGGAGGACATCGTCCTCGGCTACCTCCAGGCCGGGGACTCCCGCACCCGCACCGCATCGGACGTGACCGCGTGATCTGGCTCATCTGGAAACAGCACCGCAAGCAGGCCCTCTTCGCCGCCATCGGCCTGGCCGTGCTGGCCGCGGTCATGGTCCCCACCGGCCTGGACATGCGCGACGCCTACGACGACTCGGGGCTCGGCGCCTGCCTCGCGGACCTCGGGACCGAGCCACTCGCCCCCAACTCGGCCGTGGACGCCTGCAACGCCCTCAGCACCGCCTTCCAGAACGAGTTCAAATCCCTGTCGTACGTCGGCATCCTCTTCGTGGCGCTGCCGCTGCTCGTGGGGCTCTTCTTCGGCGCGCCGCTGGTCTCCCGCGAGGTCGAGCAGGGAACGCACCGTTTCATATGGACGCAGGGTGTCGGCCGCGGCCGCTGGGCGCTCGCCAAGTTCGGTGTCATCGGCGGCCTCACGACGCTCCTCGCCGCGGCGTACGCGCTGGGTGTCTCGTGGTGGTACGCGCCGATGGCGGCCAACGGGAACGGCCGGTTCGGCTACATCTGGTTCGACGTCCAGGGCATCGCGCCCATCGGCTACACCCTGTTCGCCGTGGCCCTCGGCATCCTCGCCGGCACGCTCTCGCGCCGCATGCTGACCGCGATGGCCACCACGCTCGCCGGCTTCGTCGTCGTGCGCGTCGCCGTCGAGACACTGCTGCGGCGTCACTTCATGTCCGCCGAGAGCCTCACCTACGGACTCGCGAGCACCGATGGGCCGAACCCCGCGTCGGGCGACTGGATCCTGAGCCAGGGGCTGCGCGACGCGGCGGGGAACCTGGTGCGCGAGAACGCGCAGGTCGGCTGCCCGCCCGCGGCCACAGGACAGGACGGGGCCGACGCGTGCGCGGACGCGATGGCCGCGCAGGGTCTCGGCCCCGGCTCCCACAACTGGCGGCTCTACCAGCCCGGTGACCGCTTCTGGGACTTCCAGTTCATCGAGACGGGCCTCTTCGTCGCCCTGGCCGCGCTGCTGCTGCTCCTCGCGTTCCACCGCGTCCGCCGCATCGCCTGACGGAGGTCCCGGTACGGCCGCCCCGTCAGACGATCCCCGCCCCGGACGGGGCGACGATCCCGTACAGGTCCGCGATGGTGGCGAGGGCGGCGTCGTGCACCTGGCGTGCGTCCAGTTCGGTGCCTGCGACGGGCAGCGCGCGGGTCGCGCAGGCGTCGGCGACGACGGTGGGGCGGTTGCCGCGCAGGAAGGCGCCCTGGGCGGTGGCCGCCACGCACATGTGCGTCATGAAGCCGGCGATGACGAGGTCGGTGGTGCCCGCGGCGTCGACGTGCCGGTCGAGGTCGGTGCCGACGAAGGCGTTCGGCACCTTCTTGACGACGACGGGCTCGCCGTCGGCCGGCGCGACCGCGGGGTGGATCCGCCCGATCTCGGCGCGGATGTCGTACGGCGTGCCCTCGCCGCCGTCGTTGACGACATGGATGACCGCGGTGCCCGCCCGCCGGGCACGCTCCAGCAGCCGGGCACCGGCGTCCAGCGCGGCCCGCCAGCCGTCCAGTTCCATCACGCCGGTCGTATAGGTGTTCTGGTAGTCGACGAGGACGAGGGTGGAGCCGGCGAGCGTCGCGGGCGTGTCGTCGAGTCCGTTGAGCTGCCGCAGGGTCGTCGTGGGCATGGGAAACCACCTGGGTCATGAGTCGGGGAGCGGGTCACCGGTGCGGTGACCCGCGCCTTCGACGCTAGAACCGCGGCGCCGTGTCGGCAATGTCGTCTATCCTGCAGAAACCGACATCCCCGGGAGCGCGCATGACGACCGCTGGACGGCTGATCGCCGTCGTCCTCTTCGACGGGGTCGACCTGCTGGACGTCACCGGGCCGCCCGAGGTCTTCTCCCTCGCCCGGCGCGAGACGGACGAGGCGGCCGGGTACGAGGTCGTCCTCGCCGCCGAGACCCTGGACCCGGTCACCACCGCCGCCGGCGTCCGCGTCCTGCCCGACACCACCTTCGACGCGCTGGCGGCGAGGCGCCCGGACACCCTGGTCGTCCCCGGCGCGGTCGCGGCGGACGGCCGCGGCGGCGTCCGCCCGCTCACCGACCCGGCCGTGGTGACGCGGGTGCGGCAGCTCGCCGGACTCTCCCGCAGGGTGGCGTCCGTCTGCGTCGGGGCGCACATCCTGGCGGCGGCCGGTCTCCTCGACGGCAAGCGCGCCACCACGCACTGGTCGACCGCCCAGCGGCTCGCCGCCGACCATCCGGACGTCGAGGTCGACCCCGACCCGATCTTCATCCGCCAGGGCGACGTGTGGACCGGCGCGGGCATCAGCGCCTGCCTCGACCTCTCGCTCGCCCTCATCGCCGACGACCTGGGCGAGGCCGTCGCGCTGCGCGTCGCCCGGCAGCTCGTGATGTACCTGAAGCGGCCCGGCGGGCAGAGCCAGTTCAGCGTCCCCCTGGAGCAGGTCGCGACCACGCGCCGCGTCGAGGACCTGCGCCACCACATCATGCGCCGCGTCGCCGAGCCCCTCACCGTCGCCGACCTCGCAGCGCACCTGCACGTGAGCGACCGTCAGCTCACCCGCATCTTCAAGACGGAGCTCGGCACGACCCCGCACGCCTACGTCGAGTCGGTGCGCGTCGAAGCGGCGCGCCAGGCGCTGGAATCGACCGACGACACCCTCGAACGGGTCGCCTCCGCCTGCGGGTTCGGCAGCGTCGACACGCTGGTGCGGGCGTTCCGCCGCAGACTCGACACGACCCCGACCGAGTACCGGAGGCGGTTCCGCACCCGCGCCGGCGTGTGACGCACGCCACACCCGCCGCATGTCACGAACGGCGCCGCAGCTTCCATCTGCTGATCGTCACCGCAACCTGACGACGGAGAGGCGGAAGCACGATGAGCGCACACCACGAGGTACTGGTCCTGGGCGCGGGCTACGCGGGCATGGCGGCCGCCATGCAGCTCGCGGCGAGGACGAAGCGGCGCGACGACGTGACAGTGACGCTGGTCAACGGCAGCGAGCGGTTCACCGAGCGGATGCGCCTGCACATGGCGGCGACGGGGCAGCCGCTCGACGCCCTCGACATCCCCGGGCTCCTCGACGGCACGGGGGCGCGCTTCGTACGGGGCTGGGTGACGGCCGTGGACGCGGACGCCAGGACCGTCAGGATCGACGACGACCGCGTCCTGCGCTACGACACGCTCGTGTACGCGCTCGGCGGCGTGGCCGACACGGCGGCGGTGCCGGGGGCGGAGGAGCACGCGTACACCCTGGACGGCGACCGGGACGCCGAACTGCTCGCCGGCCGGCTCGCCGGGGGCACCGGCACGGTCGCCGTCGTCGGCGGCGGGCCGACCGGCGTCGAGACGGCCGCCGAGATCGCCGAGCGCCACCCCGGCCTCGACGTCGTCCTGCTCGCCCGGCGGGAACCGGGCGCCGGCCTGGCGGCAGGGGCGGCGGCCCACGTCCGGGCCGCCCTCGACCGCCTGGGCGTGCGGGTGCGGGCCGGCGCCGAGGTCGTGAAGGTCCTGCCGGACGGCGTCGATGTCGCCGACGGGGAGCACGTCGCCGCCGACGCCGTGGTGTGGGCCGCGGGCACCCGGGTGTCGCCGCTGGCCGCCGCCGCCGGCCTCGCCGTGGACGGGCACGGCCGCGTCGTCACCGACAGGGCACTGCGCTCGGTGTCGCACCCGGAGGTGTACGCGGTGGGCGACGCGGCGGCCGTCGGGCAGGGCTACGGGGTCATGCACGGCACCTGCCAGGGCGGCATGCCGACGGGCGTGCACGCGGCGCTGACGATCCTCCGGACCCTGGGCGGCAAGCGGACGAAGCCGTTCCGGTTCGGCTACTACCACACGCCGATCAGCCTCGGCAGGAACGACGCCGTGGTGCAGTTCACGCACCCGGACGACAGCCCCCGGCGGATCTACCTGGCCGGACGCATGGCGGTCCGGTACAAGGAGACGGTGACAGCAGCCCCCTGGCCGACGTACGGCCGTATGAAGAGGATGCCCGCCTCGGGCGTGCTCTGGCCGCGCGGCGGCCGTTTCACCCGGAAGGGGGAGGCGCGGTGACCGGCGCGGCCATGGCTCCGGACGAGCGGGTGTTCACCGAGCACCGGTCCCTGCTGTTCTCGGTGGCGTACCGCCTCCTCGGCACGGCGGCCGACGCGGAGGACGCCGTGCAGGACGCCTGGCTCAAGTGGTCGGCCGCCGACCGCTCGCAGGTGGCCGACCCGAGGGCCTACCTGGCCCGCATCGTGTCGAACGTGGCGCTGGAGCGGCTGCGTTCGACCCGCCACAAGCGCGAGGCGTACGTCGGCCCCTGGCTCCCCGAGCCCATCCTCACCACCGAGGACTCGGCCGGGACCGTCCTGGACGCCGAGTCGGTCTCGATGGCGCTGCTGGTCGTGCTGGAGAGCCTGAGCCCGCTGGAGCGCGCGGTGTTCGTGCTGAAGGAGGTCTTCGGCTTCGGCCACGCCGAGATCGCGGAGGCGGTGGAGCGTTCCGAGACCGCCGTACGGCAGGCCGCGCACCGGGCGCGGGAGCACGTACGGGCGCGGCGGCCCCGCTTCACCGCCGACCGTCCGACGCGGCGCGCGGTCACCGAACGGTTCCTCGCCGCGGCGGGCGGCGGCGACGTCAACGCGCTGATGGA
Proteins encoded:
- a CDS encoding bacterial proteasome activator family protein — encoded protein: MTQPRNEPPQENAQILVVGPDGMALSGAPGKDGGDGDEGRSETPITEMVEQPAKVMRIGSMIKQLLEEVKAAPLDEASRARLKEIHASSVKELEEGLAPELVQELSRLSLPFTDDGVPTEAELRIAQAQLVGWLEGLFHGIQTALFAQQMAARAQLEQMRRALPPGALPDDVAEPGGKDPHGGARSGPYL
- a CDS encoding GntR family transcriptional regulator; protein product: MIEFVLDGRSRTATYVQLVLQVKQALRVGLARPGDQLPKVRQVAQSLAINPNTVLKAYRELELEGLAEGRPGVGTFLIATPADSSPADHTDLRDELVAWLTRARAAGLGREDVSALIDTTLRAMPDAPPPDDSD
- a CDS encoding ABC transporter ATP-binding protein, with the protein product MTDTALETSGLGKRYGRGWALQDCSLRLPAGRIAGLVGPNGAGKSTLLHLAVGLLRPDAGRVRVFGADPHANTDVLPDVGFVAQDTPLYRDFSATDLIALGGRLNRRWDAAFARDPVAGLDIPPDKPVGALSGGQRAQVALALAMAKRPRLLLLDEPVAALDPLARRSFMQALMGMVGESGTTVLLSSHLVADLERVCDHLVVLQRSHVRLAGPVDDLLDGHRTLVGPRTGPDGVPGVAEVIAASHTDRQSTLLVRTDDDGRLGRDWTQHDVSLEDIVLGYLQAGDSRTRTASDVTA
- a CDS encoding ABC transporter permease subunit, translated to MIWLIWKQHRKQALFAAIGLAVLAAVMVPTGLDMRDAYDDSGLGACLADLGTEPLAPNSAVDACNALSTAFQNEFKSLSYVGILFVALPLLVGLFFGAPLVSREVEQGTHRFIWTQGVGRGRWALAKFGVIGGLTTLLAAAYALGVSWWYAPMAANGNGRFGYIWFDVQGIAPIGYTLFAVALGILAGTLSRRMLTAMATTLAGFVVVRVAVETLLRRHFMSAESLTYGLASTDGPNPASGDWILSQGLRDAAGNLVRENAQVGCPPAATGQDGADACADAMAAQGLGPGSHNWRLYQPGDRFWDFQFIETGLFVALAALLLLLAFHRVRRIA
- a CDS encoding cysteine hydrolase family protein, coding for MPTTTLRQLNGLDDTPATLAGSTLVLVDYQNTYTTGVMELDGWRAALDAGARLLERARRAGTAVIHVVNDGGEGTPYDIRAEIGRIHPAVAPADGEPVVVKKVPNAFVGTDLDRHVDAAGTTDLVIAGFMTHMCVAATAQGAFLRGNRPTVVADACATRALPVAGTELDARQVHDAALATIADLYGIVAPSGAGIV
- a CDS encoding helix-turn-helix domain-containing protein — translated: MTTAGRLIAVVLFDGVDLLDVTGPPEVFSLARRETDEAAGYEVVLAAETLDPVTTAAGVRVLPDTTFDALAARRPDTLVVPGAVAADGRGGVRPLTDPAVVTRVRQLAGLSRRVASVCVGAHILAAAGLLDGKRATTHWSTAQRLAADHPDVEVDPDPIFIRQGDVWTGAGISACLDLSLALIADDLGEAVALRVARQLVMYLKRPGGQSQFSVPLEQVATTRRVEDLRHHIMRRVAEPLTVADLAAHLHVSDRQLTRIFKTELGTTPHAYVESVRVEAARQALESTDDTLERVASACGFGSVDTLVRAFRRRLDTTPTEYRRRFRTRAGV
- a CDS encoding FAD-dependent oxidoreductase; this translates as MSAHHEVLVLGAGYAGMAAAMQLAARTKRRDDVTVTLVNGSERFTERMRLHMAATGQPLDALDIPGLLDGTGARFVRGWVTAVDADARTVRIDDDRVLRYDTLVYALGGVADTAAVPGAEEHAYTLDGDRDAELLAGRLAGGTGTVAVVGGGPTGVETAAEIAERHPGLDVVLLARREPGAGLAAGAAAHVRAALDRLGVRVRAGAEVVKVLPDGVDVADGEHVAADAVVWAAGTRVSPLAAAAGLAVDGHGRVVTDRALRSVSHPEVYAVGDAAAVGQGYGVMHGTCQGGMPTGVHAALTILRTLGGKRTKPFRFGYYHTPISLGRNDAVVQFTHPDDSPRRIYLAGRMAVRYKETVTAAPWPTYGRMKRMPASGVLWPRGGRFTRKGEAR
- a CDS encoding RNA polymerase sigma-70 factor yields the protein MAPDERVFTEHRSLLFSVAYRLLGTAADAEDAVQDAWLKWSAADRSQVADPRAYLARIVSNVALERLRSTRHKREAYVGPWLPEPILTTEDSAGTVLDAESVSMALLVVLESLSPLERAVFVLKEVFGFGHAEIAEAVERSETAVRQAAHRAREHVRARRPRFTADRPTRRAVTERFLAAAGGGDVNALMEVLSPDVTLWTDGGGKVRQAMRPVTGAATVAAWFAAIGAVSYQGIEPADMEVALAAINGGPGIVFRGAGRVIATVTFDFDDEGRISAIHNVANPDKLRAVAAGTAHDVGGVRAGGVQ